In Chitinivibrionales bacterium, the DNA window CGTCGCGGTGCGGATGTACCCGCCGATGGTTGCGTCCCAGTGGTACGGGTTGATGGTCAGGTCGTAATACACTGTGTCGGCCGTTGCCGCGGTCTTGGCAAGTCCCTTGCCGAGGATCATGCCGCTCGAGTTCGAGCTCATGTTCGCCACTTCCTGCGAAGCCATGCGCGCGAACTCGTCGCTCAGCGAATTGTTCAGGCCGCACCCAGGAATCAAGAGCCCCGTACTCGCGATAAGGGCACACAGACAGACGCTGAGAGCGGTGGATGATTTTTTCATAAAACCTCCTTTGGATTGTTGGTTGCTGAATGATGAGACGGTTTTCAGGCGATCGTTGCTTCCCCTATTATACCATGAAATCAGTATTTTTTCATCAGGATTACTTCCTGAAAAAGAGAGACGGGTGTTGTACCGGATTGATCGTGGGGCGATGCACGCACGGGGGAAAAGAATCGTCGAAGAGGCCGGAATAATAAGATCTCTACGCTCGCCCGGTTTCGATCCATTGTTTGTCAGCCAATACCACCGATGTCTCTATTTGACGGTCCGGAATCGTCCAGTATTTTCTCAACAGTCTGTTTTTCGTTTCCTCATCAACGGGCGTGAACCCGTGTTTTTGGTAAAATGAGATAGCCCATGTCGCGGCCTTCCATGTTCCCATGAGCACGGGCCTGCCGGTCTTTTTTACGAGAAACGCCAGTAATTTTCCGCCGATCCCCTTCCTCTGGAACCGCGTGAGCACGTACGCGTGCCGGATGAGCGTGACGTCCTTCACGTCCTGGATTCCCATCACGCCGGCGAGCGTTCCGTTTTCAGAACAGCCGTAAAACTCCACGCCCCTGCCGATTTCCAATTTCAGGTGTTCGCGGGACATGTACGGATCATGCCAGCAGTCTTCGGGAATGGCGCCTTTGTACGCCCAGGCCGCGTCGTTGATAATGCGGAACATTGCGTCGAAATCAGCGGGGGTGCACGGGATGATCATGGGCCGGAATAAAGTCGGTTATTTGTTCACCATCGCGTTGAAATTCGCGATGATCTTTGCCGCGGTATCCTCGGGCCGCATGGTCTTGGTGGCGGAAGCCACCGCGCTCACGTCTTCCCTCCGGGGATTCCATTGCTCACCGTAAATGTCGCAGATGAGAAGGCTCGACTGCTGGCCGATGCCCTCCTGCGACCGGACGAATTTTTCTGCCGTCTCGGTAAGCTTTGCGGCGGCGACCGCGTTGAACAGGATCACCGCCCGGTAATTGCGGCGCTCCCGGTCGTTGAGCGTCCTGATGCTGATGATGGTCACCCCGTAGCCCCGGGCCGTGAGGCTGTCCTTGACAATTGCGGAAACGGCCTTTTCCATGTAGCTTTTACCCATGGCGATGAGCACTTGTTTGGGGAGCGTGTCCGGTTTCAAGGAATCGGTCTGCGCAAGGCAGGCGCCGCAGCATACCGCCGCGATAAATGCGGATAAGCGAAAAACCCGATTCATGTATCCTCCCTACTTTGATGCGCCCTTTTTGCCCGCCGGCTGTTTCTGGGACGGCACCGGCGCCGGGCCACCCTTGGCCATCCGGAGCGCGGCAAGGATCGCCCCGACGGCGCCGAGCGCGGCGATGAGCGAACTGAAGAAGATGCTTGAGTTTGATTTTTTGAAAAACCAGGCGTGCCCCGGATGCTTTTCATAATAATACACGGTGACGTACTGGGAGCTGTACCCGGCGCCCGGCATAGCGACTCTTTTCGTATACTCTTTGCCGTCCACCGTGTAACGTACTACGTCGTATTCCCGGTCTATGGTCTGCTTCCGCGACGCGAACTCTTTTTTCGTAAAGGTATCGACAATTTTCCCTGATGTCATTTTGACGGTCTTGTTCAGGTTCGCAAACGCCACGATACCCGCGCCGCCCGCAAGCATGACAACGAGGGAAATGATCAGGAGCCATAAGGCAACGGATGACTTTTTTACCGGCTGTTCCGGCTGTTTCATGGGGTGTCCTTCCGTGAAAAAGTGTGTTGGTAAAAATAAATGCCGCCATTGCAGGCGCAGGTGAACAAAAACGGTCTGTTAAAACATGAGATGGCGGATGGCGAGCACCGGATGACGCAGCAACATGCGCGGCCCGCTGTACTGCATCACCCTGCGGATCAGGTCGCGGTATTCCGGTTTGTAGCAATGCGCAGGGCATTTTCTGCAGGCGGTTTTTTTCTCGCCGTACTTGCACCGGTCGAGGCGTTCAAGGGCGTATGCCGCAAGAGCATTGCATTGATTGCAAAGGTTCGATGTTGACACATGATGATGACCTCTACAGAACATGCGTATCATGACCTTGATGGTTTTGGTTTCCCGAATGATCTTTGATTTCCTTTTTTCCATGATCATTTGTTCCCGATCGGCCTGTTATGGCAGAGAAAATACATGGCTGACTGATATGATAAAAAACAAGCGCAACAAGAGCCACGGCGCATTTGCGCTTTCAATCCGTCGGTAATGGAATTTATTTTGAAAAGTCATTTCACGCCCCTCTCACCTTTTCGATGAACGGGTATCCTTATGAAATTTTCAGAACTCGCGGTCCGTTTTATCGCGGGCGGATCGCTCGTGGTCGCCGTCTCTCTGTTTGCAAAAGCGAAAAATCCCGTGCTCGCCGGCCTTTTCATGCTCTTCCCGGTTATCACCCTGGTAGGATTTTATTTCATCGGCTCGGCCGCCGATAGCGCCGGCCTCAGGAAAATCGCCCTGTTTTCCATGGCCGCGCTGCCCGCGACGCTTGTTTTTCTGGCGTCTTTCTATGTGCTGATCGGTTCGATGGCGCTGAGGCCGTGTTTGCTCTTGTCAACACTCGCCTGGTGTGCGGCGGCGGCGGTGGTGCTGCTCATCAACCATTTCATTCTCCGGATCGGATTTTAAAAGATAAAAAGCAAAAGGACCCGGAAATCCGGGTCCTTTTTGGGTCCGCAGGAAATCATACTGCCGCCGTCACTCCCGCAGCGAATCCACGCTCACCTGGGTGTACAGCCCGTCTTCCGCGTGCAGCGTGTCTCCTTCGTAATTCAACCCGAAGCCGAACGGCCATTGCGGCACTTTGGTGCCGTACGCCGCCTTTCCATTGTAGGGATATCCCCAGTTGATCGGCTCCTGGCTTAGGTTGGCGGGCCAGGTGTAGGAAAGCTTGCCGGTGAAATCATTCTTGCCGTAGATGAGGTCGGCAAGGCCCTCGCCCTCCGATCCCGGCCACATCGCGATGATGATCGCGTCACACTTGCTGATCACGCTCGAAAAATCGACGGGCCGTCCGCTCACGACCACCAGCACGACCTTCTTCGCCCCGGTAACGGCATTGACAGGCGAGACATCAATATTGATATCCGGGAAAGCGGTTTCGGCGTAGGGGTTTTCTCCGATGGCGACGATGGCAATATCCGCGCCGCTTCCGTTGCCGGAAAGCGTCACGTTGTTGCCGCCGACCTGCTGCAATCCCTGATAAAATGAGGTGCCGCCCGGCACGCTCACATGGCTCTGCCAGGAGAGCGTCCATCCGCCGCATTGCAGACCGACGTCGTTCATGAACGCCCCGACGCACGCGATTTTCGAAGAAACTGTGGCCGGGAGGGCGCCGTTGTTCTTGACAAGGACGCAGGATTTCCGCACCGCCTCGCGGCCGATGTCCCGGTGATCGGCGCAGCCGATGAGGGTGGCCATCCGGTCGTCAATCGGTTTGTTGTAGAATCCCCAATCGCCGAACATCCACATCTTGGGCGTGAGCACGCCCTTGATGCCCTGGTCTCCCCGCACCGAGGTGGGAGTGCTTGTGAAAAAGGTCTTGGCGTTACCTAGACATCCAGCGGCGTTGTCGCTCGGCATGGCGACGTCAAGCCCGTATTGGAAGTTGCTGAATTGAGTTCCCCAGTCGCCGTTGACAAACCCCTGGAAATGCTGCTCCCCCCTGAGCCAGTCGATGTTCATTGCCGAATTCTGGGAGCAGGTCGTGCCCATCCACGATCCGAACTGATCCATGATCGAAATGGCACACACCTTGAAGCATTCCTCATAGGTAAGCAGATGGATGTATTTGAGCTGTTCATAGGTAACATGTTCGTACGACGTGTCGCAGGGACCGGCCATGGTTCCGTTGGTGCTTCCGCCGTCTCCGCAAAAATGCTTGCAGCATACGCCGACCGCGTTCGGATGTCCCAGGTCGCCCGTTGACAGACCGAGCACCGCCGACTTTGCGATTGCCGCCGCCAGATCCGGATTTTCGCTGTAGCCTTCGTACAACCTGCCGTAGCGGTCGTCGCGGCACACGGCCACGCAGGGAGCGAGCATCCAGTCCTCGCCGGTGCCCCGTATTTCGCAGCCGACCATTCTATATGCCTTTTCAACGAATTGCGGGTCCCACGTGCAGCCCATGGCGCAGTTGTGCGGGAGAATGACCGCGGTTTCGACCGCGCTTGCTCCATGAACGTTGTCGACCCCGCAGAGAATAGGAATGTGCAGCCTGGTCGCCCTTATCCCGGCATTAAGGGCCTTTGTAAATGTCGTCCAATTGCTGATGCTGTGACCGCCCGGGCCGTCATCCCCGCCGGCAAAAGCGAATCCGCAGAGATTCTGTGCGTAATAGGCCGCGTTTGCGTTATCAAAATTAGGCTCGTTAATGGCACCGGCTTTTTCGGCGGGGGTCATCAGGGCGAAAACTGAGTCGACCTTTTTGGCAACGTCCATTTTCACGATCTTGACCGTGCCGACGGGGTCGGTGTAGCTCGCGATGGGGACAATTGCAGAATAATACCCGGTCTTACCCACCCTGAGCGTGTCGATGAACGCGGCGATTTTGCCGAGCCGGTTTGCCATGGCAGGTCCTGAAGAGAAACCGGCTCGCACGGAACCGGCGCGGAATTGGTTCATGATTTTCACGCATTCGGATTTTCCGTTAACCGTAACTTTTGCCAGATACATGGCATAGGCCCAGTTTTTCGTTGAGCTTGCGAAAGGCGAAAAGGCAAAAAAGCCGGTATTATCCATGATCTTGTTAAGGACAATGCCAAGGCTGCGGCCTTGCATGTCGAACAGTTCGACCGTCGCACCGTCTCCCCGTGAAACATGGAATAAAAGCTCTTTTCCCCGCACCATCAACTGGAGCCCGCTCGCGGCGTTCGAAGACAAGGCCGGATTCCTCACCCCGACGGGCCCGCCAAACGATCCGTCGTTTAGGCTGTAGGACCAAGTAAAGCGCTTGTCAAGAGTAACGTATGAGATGTAGGCGTTCCGCACGGGCTTGCCGCTTGAGTCAACAACAATACCCGTGTTGGTGACATAGCCGCGCGGGACATCGGCTTGAGCGGTTAAGAAAAACGTTAACACCAATGCAAGACTGAAAAACGACAGATGCTTCATCCAGTCCCCCTTTTTTAAGATGAAAACTACCTGTTATACCGTTTGTAATCTATCTCAATCACAATTATCATATAGGAAGGAAGGCTATTAAACGAATAATATACAATTAGAATAGTAACAAAATTGGGATTTTTTTAGTTATTGAAAACAGGGCTATTTTATACTTATTGACAATACCGTCGCCGGCCTGAACGGAATATAAATAAACGGTGTGCGAGTAAACGGGTGGTGGGAATTTATTTTAATTATTTGACGTTCGATTGTTTATAACCGCATTCTTGATGTGGAAAAGATTACACCTGACTTATGAAACCATATTTTTTTGTCATTTTATCCAGTTTCCTGGCGGCGTGGGACGGAGCAAATCCGTCGGGGGATACCCTGGATGCACCAAAAAACGTGGTTGCCCTGACTTTCGACGACGGCCCCTCCGCCCTTTACACGCCGCAGATCCTCGACATCCTCAAAAAAAACGGCGTGCGCGCCACGTTCTTTGTCATAGGAGAAAACGTGGAAAAATATCCGTTCCTTGTAAAAAGGGAAGTTGACGAAGGACATTGCGTGGGCAACCACACCTGGTCGCATCCGTTAAACGCGCCGCTTGAATCGCGGAAAACCCTGGATGGGCAGATCCTCCGCACCGATTCCGCGGTCTTCAAAGCCGCGGGGGTGCACACGCGTCTGCTGCGGCCGCCGCACGGATGGGAGTCGCCGTGGATGGTCAGAAACGCCGAGTCATTGGGGTATGACGTGGTCACCTGGACCGTCAATCCCGGCGATTGGAAGCATCCCGCAGCGAACGTGATCATAAAACGGGTCGAGCGGGCGAACGGAAAAAGCGCCATCGTATTGCTCCACGACGGATTGGAATTGAAACCCGACCCCCACCAGGAAAACACCCTCAAGGCGCTTCAGGAAATCATCGATGATTTCAGGTCCACCGGCTACGCCTTCGTAACCATAGAGCAAATGATTGACAATGAGGATTTTTTAAAAGCGCATCGCGATCTGCTTACGGCCATCAAAAGGCCGCGGGCGGGGTACCGATAAGCCCTGCGCCGGGATGCGGCCTGTAACAACCGCAGGACGGATGCTGTCTAATTTGTTCGTATTTTCCCTTAACCTCTTTTCCTTCTATGGCATGGGATCACCATGAAAATTTTATTTCCGGTTGTTTCCGCGCTTCTTTTTATGCTTTTGTCAACATGCAATCCGCCCGTTGTTGTTGAAAGCAAATGGGCCCCGTCCCCTCCGCCCTTTGACGGAAACCCCGCGCCGTGGAAGGATGTCATGCAGTACCCCGACGATCCTCAATTCGGGATCGGCGTCAGGAATGACGGTACTTTTTTATACCTCGACATGACTTCGTGGAAACGCGACGTCAACACGCAGATCCTGCGCTTCGGATTCACCACCTGGTTCACCAGCCCGTCTAAAAAGGGGAAACGGTTCGGTATTCATTTTCCGCTCGGCATGAAAAACGCTCCGCCGCTGCACTCGACCGCGGAGAGGGCGCGCGATCCGCAGGCAATGAGGGAAAGGATGGAGCAGACGCTCCAGGAAATGGAACTGCTCGGGCCGGGAAAAGAAGACAGCATTCCGGTAAAAACAGGCGTTGCCGAATCCTTCGGCATTATCGTCCGTTTATTCCCGTCGGATGAAAACCTTGTTTACCAAATAAAAGTTCCCCTCAGGTCAGACTCCCTATGCAAATATGCCGTCGATATCGGAAACGACACACTGCTGAACGTGACTTTCGAGTCATCCGTGCCCGATATCGACCCGCACGGCCAGGGTGAAAGCGGCTCTGAAATGCAGCCCACGGGCGGCGGCGGCATGCACGGTGAAGGGAGCGGCGGGGGTATGCACGGCGGCGGACATGGACACGGCGGCTACTCCGGAACTTCCGCGGAAGCAATGCCGTCCGCGTTCACCGCCAGTTTTTCCATTGGCCTGTCAAGGAATCCAAAGTAACCAATCAACCCGCATTTCGGAAAAAAAAACAGCGCCTTTTTTAAAGGGCGCTGCAGGAAAAAGACCTTAATTGCACCTGTCATTTTGGTCCCTGAGCCTCGGGCTTTTCCGCAGGCGCCGGGAACTGCTGGCCCCGTTCCGGAGGGATGAATCTCTTACCCATCCAATGCTGAGGAACGCTCCCCATCATGGGTGGACGCCCCTGCATGCCCATTCCCCCCGTGAAATGCCGGCCGTGAAAATGCCTCATTGCAACCGGAGAAAAGAGAACAACCCCTGCAATGACAAACAGGATTATTGACAGGATCCGTCCGAATGACGAAATGCTTTTCGGCGTGGTTGCCTGGGCTGAGCTCCACAGGGCAAAGTATCCGAAAAACACCAATGCCGAAGCCGCAATCAAAGGAAAAATAATCAGCATCATTTTTCACCTCCCTCCACAGTTTTTTAAAAGCTCTTCGCGAATATTTCTTCATGCACGTGGGACACATTTCCAAAAATGCGCCCACTGCAAAATCTCATGATTCTTAACTATGGTTTGACACTTACAATGGGATAAACGTTACCGGTTTTTTACGAATCCTGAAGGAAAAGCTATAGCGTCGGTCAAGGTACCGGCGGCGGTGCAAGGCAAAAAGGGCTCGACGAATCCGGGGGCGCACGTCTTAGATGATAAGCGGTTATGGCCGCCTTACCATTTACGGACAAGAAACGTCCGGATCGTCTCCCCTTCGCCGCTGATCACCGCTGCCGCGCGCACCGAAAGCACCTCCTCGACACCGGGGACGCAGAATGGCGGTTTGTCAAGCACAACCGCCGACCGCTCGTGCACCCTCGTGTCGAACCCGTGCGGTTTGTCCCGGTTCGGCCGCAGGCGCACGGTATCGGCGGGAAAATGCTCGGTCACCAAGGTGTACTCGTATACCCGCAGTCTTTGGACGATGGAGGCGATCTCCGCGTTGGAAAGATGCTGCAGCACCTGCCTCACGAGACAGAGCTGGCCCGGCGGCAGATCGTCATCGATGATGTTGCGGCATTCAAACGAAACGTTGCGCAAATACGCGTATTTTTTCCGGTTCGCCTCGATTACTTTTTCCACAATATCAACGGCAATCCACGAGCCGCCGGCCCGAGCGATCCGGGCGCCAACCCTGAAATCGCCGCAGCCGAGGTCGACAATGCCGGCAATGCGGTTCTTCGCGATAAACGACCCCACGAACACGCAGTACGGCCCGGTGACCGCGTCGTCTGAACCGGTGCCTGAATAAGGGTCCGGCCCTCCCCCCCATTCGCGGTTATCATAGATCCTGGCAAAAACCTGCTTCGCGGACAGCGAGGTGTTTTCCTTTCTTCTTGTGTTGATGAGCCGTGCGAGCGCCCGCTTTGCGCGCCACTGTCTCATCCACGCCGGGGCGTATGAGGCCACAAAGGATCTTATTTTCTGTATTTGTACCTGCATTATCGTCACCCACTGAACGGTTCATGTGGAACAACATGCCTTCCCCATACGAAAATAGCTGGTATCAAAGCGCGTGGCAACGGCTGCCGTTAAATATCCAAGTAAAAAATGTGGCCTTTGCGCTTTTGCGCAGCGTATCTTAATGGCAGGAGAACAACCATAATGAGAATACTCAGCTGGAACGTCAACGGAATCCGGGCGGTCGCGAAAAAAGGCATGCTCGACCGGCTCGTGAAGGACGGGGCGGACATCATTTGCCTGCAGGAAACAAAGGTGTTCGACCCGCAGGAACTCGACGAGTCCATCCTGTCGCCGCAAGGATATTCTTCGCATTGGAACTCGGCGCAGGACAAAAAAGGATACAGCGGGGTCGCCGTCTATACCAAGCGGCAGCCCAAGAAGATTGAAAAGGGCTTCGGCGTCAAGAAGTTCGACACCGAAGGCCGCACGCTCGTGGCGCATTACGACGGCTTCACGCTCCTCAATATCTACTTTCCCAACGGCAAGCAGAATGAAGAGCGCCTGAAATATAAAATGGACTTTTACGACGCGTTCCTTGCCTTCTGCGACGGCCTGAGGAAAAAGAAAATCCCGCTTATCATGTGCGGGGACTACAATACCGCGCACAAGGAGATCGACCTGGCGCGGCCCAAGGAGAACGCGGGGGTCTCGGGCTTTCTCCCCGAAGAACGCGCGTGGATCGACAAGTATTTAACACACGGATACATCGACACGCTCAGGATGTTCCACCAAGAGCCCGGACTGTACACGTGGTGGGACCTCAAAAGCGGCGCCCGCGCGAGGAACGTGGGCTGGCGCATCGATTATTTCTTCGTGAGCGACGATATCAAGGGCAGGGTGAAGGACGGATTCATCCTAAAGGACGTGATGGGATCCGACCATTGTCCGATAGGAATTGACATCTCGCGATAAAAAAAGGGCGCCATATTTTCGACAGCGCCCCTTCTTGCTCTCAACTTCCAACTTTCAACTTCAACCTTTTTTAGAACATCCAGCTTGTCTTGAGAATCCACCACCAGTCATTCGCGGTTACCAGAAGCTCGTTCCAGTACTCGTAGCTGTATGCCGCGCACGGAAGCGTCATGTGGTCGCGGCCGATTTGGCCCGTAATCGCGAAATGGCCGTCGAAAAAGCTCTTCTTCGCATATACCGACCATTTAATCTGGCTCTTGACCGGCGCGTTAGGATCCGTGAGCTGTACCTGTACGCTGTACGGAAGTGGCTCACTTCCCTTGCCGAACTGGTTTGACGCGTCGTTGTAATATTTCGCGCCGAACCATTCGATCTCGCCGTCGAGCGCATCAAGGACCTTGAAGGTCGGGAAATAAAACCCGATTGCGATAGGCATTTTTTCCTGCCACTTGTTATATGAAGGCGCTACCAGTGTAAGCGTTGGACTGCCCTGGGGTAGGCCGGAATCGGGATAATTTTCAACGCCGATCAGGTCGGCTTCGGCATACAGTTTTAGGTCATTTTCGCCGAAGATCTTGGAGTGGAAAAACGCCTTGGGATCAATAGTAATACGGCCCATGACTTTGGTGCCCTTAAACGTGTACCACAGGGTGTCACCATTTTGAATGTACTGCGCGTTGTAATTCCCGCTTTTGGGCTGTGTCGGGTCACCTGTACCTGATCCGAAATAACGATCGGTATAAACATCAAAAAGGTGCTCAAAATCAACGCCCGCCCCAATATTGATGAAATGAAGCGCAGCAATATCGTAATTGGCAAGTGCGGCAAGAGCCCAGTTCATGGTGGGCCATACCGTGGCGCTGGTGAGCAATAGATCGATTTTAAGGCTCTTGAAAAAATTGTCCTGCACGTGAAATCCCAGGAGCCGCTGCCATGGTGTGTCGAAACCCATATTGAACCATATAGGATACGTTCCCGTGCGGAACATGTATTCACCGAGGTTGACAACTTCCGGATTGTATTTGAATTTAAAATAGCCTACCTGTGCGAGGAAGAGCGGCATGGCCGCGTCTCCCAAATGATATTGAGCGTATGCCTGATCGAAATAAATGTCCTGCCTGAGGTACTTTGTGTATTGATCGTGACCGAGGAAAACAGGATATGAGAAATAAAGTTTTGCTCCGAGGCTGAATTCCATCTTGAGCCGATCTTTGTAAATCGCGGTAAATCCGCCTTCAAGGTCCGCATCCTCGGTCCAAACATGATCGATCCCGTAATTGCCGTTATTCGTTGCGATATCATCATTCTTCAGACTGCCCTGCTCGATCTCACCCGCCTCCATGTGAGCGTATGCGTGCGGAATGAGGCTGAGTCCCTCGGGAAGAACAACTTTCCCGCCCTTGTCACTGCTCTGATCCTGCGCAAAAGAAAAAACCGCTGCCAACAAAAGTACACACAACATTGAATTGGTTTTTGACATTCCTTCCTCCCCTCATTGTTTATTATGGTTCACTTTATATCTTGCGGATGAGCGTCGTTTCCTTTTCGTCATCCCTCATTGCCGAGCAAATAAAAAAATAGGATATTCCATGACGACGCAAAAGTCAATTTTTGCCGTTATAAATTCTAGTTGGAAATACAGAGTCCGGCGGGCGGGCGGCCCGCCGGACCCGATTGAGAGATTTGTATTATTGCACCGTAAAACTGCCGCTCATCGTCGGCTGCAAATCAACCTGTGACGACGTTCCAACGCGCACGCCGTAGGTTCCCGGATTGATCTGCCAGGTCCCCGTGCCGTTGTAATCCGCGCCGTTGGGATTGAACACCCGCATGTCTTCTGGAGCCAGAATGAAATCTACGGTCTGGCTTGCACCTGAAGCGAGCGTCTGCGTCGGATCCAGCGGTACCTTCTGGAATCCCCTCAGATCCTGAACGTGTACCGGCAGGCCGGCGGCGGCAGGCATTGACAAATACAACTCGGCCGTCTCCTTTCCCGCCACGTCGCCCGTATTCTTCACGGTGACCCTAACATGAACCCGGTCTCCCGCGGAGATGGTCGTCGGGAAAACCTGCAGGTTGGAATACTCAAAGGTCGTGTAGCTCAGGCCATGGCCGAAGTGGAACAGCGGCGTCCATTTGTTTTTATCCATCCTGAAATACCCGTGCGCCGTGTCCGACGCAGGATAGTTCAGCTCGATGTTGTTCACCAGATTGAAGTTGGGCAGCTGTGTAGCATCCACGGGGAACGTAACGGGCAGTTTGCCGCTCGGATTGTAATTGCCGAACAGCACGTCAGCGATACAGTAACCCTGTTCCTGTCCCGGATAAAATGCGAAAACAATTGCCGGCGCGGTTGACCAGTATCCGGCGCTCGCTGCGCTGCCGCCGGTAAACACAACGATTGTTTTAGTGGTGCCGTTTGTGGCGGCAAGGGCAGTCTGCACCGCGGCATCACCGTCACCCGGCTGTACTGCAAGGTTCGGCCTGTCGGCGCCCTCTGTCTCGCCCGTGACCCCGACGAAAACCAAAATATAGTCGGCGGCATTGAGATCCGTCGTAATGGTGGATGCGCCCGGGATTGTCGGGTATCCGCCGGTACCGCCAAGCAACTGAGTAATGCCGGTCTTGGGATCAACACGGAACGCAGGGTTTACTGAACTGCTTCCACCCGGGCCTGTACGGCATGTTGACAGCATTGAGGCGGGACCCGTAAGGGCGATTGTCTTGCCCGTCTTTGGGATGGGCAGTATGTTGCCATCATTTTTGGCAAGCACGATTGCCGCAGTACCTACCTGTCTCGCCACTGCTCTGTGCGTCGTGCCTTTAAAAGTGCTTGTGAATGCCGTGGCATTATAACCGGCAACCAAATCGCCCACCATCTCGTGCTCGTAAATGATCCTGCGAGCATGCATATTGACAAGGCTGTCAGGTTGACCCGAGACCGAACCGAGGTTATAGGTGTCGGGGTTCGGCATATCAATATCGGTGCCATAACGGATCGCCTGCGTAAAGTCCATGTTTGCGCCCCAGTCGGTCATCACCATGAACTTATATCCCCACTCGTTCCGCAGAACATCGGTCATAAGGTATTTGTTCTGGTTGCAATATCCTTGGTTAGCCACGAGATGGTTGACCTGGTTGTAAGCGCCCATGATCCCCCAGCAGCCATCGTTACCCCTCACGATACACGGCTTCCAGTTCATGAGGTAAATCTCGCGCAGAGAGCGCTCGCTCATGTTCGCGCTCAAAGTTCCTCTATTGTTTTCCTTGTTATTGCAGGCATAATGCTTGATTGTTGCCGCAACGCCTTTTGACTGCAGACCCATGCAGTCCTCGCCGGCCATATGGCCGGATTCATAGGGGTCTTCGCCGTAGTATTCGGACGCCCGTCCGCCCTGCGGATGATAGACAAGATCAAGGGCGGGTCCAAGCGAACAGTTTTTGCCGAGCGCTCTGAATT includes these proteins:
- a CDS encoding GNAT family N-acetyltransferase; translated protein: MIIPCTPADFDAMFRIINDAAWAYKGAIPEDCWHDPYMSREHLKLEIGRGVEFYGCSENGTLAGVMGIQDVKDVTLIRHAYVLTRFQRKGIGGKLLAFLVKKTGRPVLMGTWKAATWAISFYQKHGFTPVDEETKNRLLRKYWTIPDRQIETSVVLADKQWIETGRA
- a CDS encoding DUF3592 domain-containing protein, which encodes MKQPEQPVKKSSVALWLLIISLVVMLAGGAGIVAFANLNKTVKMTSGKIVDTFTKKEFASRKQTIDREYDVVRYTVDGKEYTKRVAMPGAGYSSQYVTVYYYEKHPGHAWFFKKSNSSIFFSSLIAALGAVGAILAALRMAKGGPAPVPSQKQPAGKKGASK
- a CDS encoding nitrous oxide-stimulated promoter family protein, yielding MEKRKSKIIRETKTIKVMIRMFCRGHHHVSTSNLCNQCNALAAYALERLDRCKYGEKKTACRKCPAHCYKPEYRDLIRRVMQYSGPRMLLRHPVLAIRHLMF
- a CDS encoding GlpM family protein; the protein is MKFSELAVRFIAGGSLVVAVSLFAKAKNPVLAGLFMLFPVITLVGFYFIGSAADSAGLRKIALFSMAALPATLVFLASFYVLIGSMALRPCLLLSTLAWCAAAAVVLLINHFILRIGF
- a CDS encoding glycoside hydrolase family 3 N-terminal domain-containing protein, which produces MKHLSFFSLALVLTFFLTAQADVPRGYVTNTGIVVDSSGKPVRNAYISYVTLDKRFTWSYSLNDGSFGGPVGVRNPALSSNAASGLQLMVRGKELLFHVSRGDGATVELFDMQGRSLGIVLNKIMDNTGFFAFSPFASSTKNWAYAMYLAKVTVNGKSECVKIMNQFRAGSVRAGFSSGPAMANRLGKIAAFIDTLRVGKTGYYSAIVPIASYTDPVGTVKIVKMDVAKKVDSVFALMTPAEKAGAINEPNFDNANAAYYAQNLCGFAFAGGDDGPGGHSISNWTTFTKALNAGIRATRLHIPILCGVDNVHGASAVETAVILPHNCAMGCTWDPQFVEKAYRMVGCEIRGTGEDWMLAPCVAVCRDDRYGRLYEGYSENPDLAAAIAKSAVLGLSTGDLGHPNAVGVCCKHFCGDGGSTNGTMAGPCDTSYEHVTYEQLKYIHLLTYEECFKVCAISIMDQFGSWMGTTCSQNSAMNIDWLRGEQHFQGFVNGDWGTQFSNFQYGLDVAMPSDNAAGCLGNAKTFFTSTPTSVRGDQGIKGVLTPKMWMFGDWGFYNKPIDDRMATLIGCADHRDIGREAVRKSCVLVKNNGALPATVSSKIACVGAFMNDVGLQCGGWTLSWQSHVSVPGGTSFYQGLQQVGGNNVTLSGNGSGADIAIVAIGENPYAETAFPDINIDVSPVNAVTGAKKVVLVVVSGRPVDFSSVISKCDAIIIAMWPGSEGEGLADLIYGKNDFTGKLSYTWPANLSQEPINWGYPYNGKAAYGTKVPQWPFGFGLNYEGDTLHAEDGLYTQVSVDSLRE
- a CDS encoding polysaccharide deacetylase family protein, with protein sequence MKPYFFVILSSFLAAWDGANPSGDTLDAPKNVVALTFDDGPSALYTPQILDILKKNGVRATFFVIGENVEKYPFLVKREVDEGHCVGNHTWSHPLNAPLESRKTLDGQILRTDSAVFKAAGVHTRLLRPPHGWESPWMVRNAESLGYDVVTWTVNPGDWKHPAANVIIKRVERANGKSAIVLLHDGLELKPDPHQENTLKALQEIIDDFRSTGYAFVTIEQMIDNEDFLKAHRDLLTAIKRPRAGYR
- a CDS encoding class I SAM-dependent methyltransferase → MASYAPAWMRQWRAKRALARLINTRRKENTSLSAKQVFARIYDNREWGGGPDPYSGTGSDDAVTGPYCVFVGSFIAKNRIAGIVDLGCGDFRVGARIARAGGSWIAVDIVEKVIEANRKKYAYLRNVSFECRNIIDDDLPPGQLCLVRQVLQHLSNAEIASIVQRLRVYEYTLVTEHFPADTVRLRPNRDKPHGFDTRVHERSAVVLDKPPFCVPGVEEVLSVRAAAVISGEGETIRTFLVRKW
- a CDS encoding exodeoxyribonuclease III, whose amino-acid sequence is MRILSWNVNGIRAVAKKGMLDRLVKDGADIICLQETKVFDPQELDESILSPQGYSSHWNSAQDKKGYSGVAVYTKRQPKKIEKGFGVKKFDTEGRTLVAHYDGFTLLNIYFPNGKQNEERLKYKMDFYDAFLAFCDGLRKKKIPLIMCGDYNTAHKEIDLARPKENAGVSGFLPEERAWIDKYLTHGYIDTLRMFHQEPGLYTWWDLKSGARARNVGWRIDYFFVSDDIKGRVKDGFILKDVMGSDHCPIGIDISR